A window of Streptomyces marispadix contains these coding sequences:
- a CDS encoding DUF1707 SHOCT-like domain-containing protein translates to MTESPLEKKPGPAAGPETRPAVKDAEAAPVPVRASDADRDRVADILREALAEGRIDAEEHSERIDSVYQAKTLGELEPLVRDLPAGRTQQQAAHPVREAAPAGEWPETPATGGCSKDNLVAIFSGSTRKGRFRVPAKINAFACFGGVEIDLTEAVFERQHVQINATAIFGGIEIRVPENVTLRQKGAGIFGGFDVHTAESDDPHAPVVLVEGAAIFGGVEAKPKRGKRLRDLRHRMRKEL, encoded by the coding sequence GTGACTGAATCCCCGCTCGAAAAGAAGCCCGGACCGGCCGCCGGACCGGAGACCCGGCCCGCGGTCAAGGACGCGGAGGCGGCGCCCGTCCCGGTGCGTGCCTCGGACGCCGATCGCGACCGCGTCGCCGACATCCTCCGTGAGGCGCTGGCCGAGGGACGGATCGACGCGGAGGAGCACTCGGAGCGCATCGACTCCGTCTACCAGGCCAAGACCCTCGGCGAACTGGAGCCGCTCGTAAGGGACTTGCCCGCAGGAAGGACGCAGCAGCAGGCGGCGCACCCGGTGCGCGAGGCCGCGCCCGCCGGGGAGTGGCCGGAGACGCCCGCGACCGGCGGCTGCTCGAAGGACAACCTCGTCGCCATCTTCAGCGGCTCGACCAGGAAGGGCCGCTTCCGGGTCCCGGCGAAGATCAACGCCTTCGCATGCTTCGGCGGCGTCGAGATCGATCTGACGGAGGCCGTCTTCGAGCGGCAGCATGTGCAGATCAACGCCACGGCGATCTTCGGCGGCATCGAGATCCGCGTCCCCGAGAACGTCACGCTCCGGCAGAAGGGCGCCGGGATCTTCGGCGGATTCGACGTGCACACCGCGGAGTCCGACGATCCGCACGCTCCGGTCGTACTCGTCGAGGGCGCGGCGATCTTCGGCGGCGTCGAGGCGAAGCCGAAGCGCGGCAAGCGGCTGCGCGATCTGCGCCACCGCATGCGCAAGGAACTCTGA
- a CDS encoding WhiB family transcriptional regulator, whose amino-acid sequence MLQPPHQSLQAAPSVPVPRATAREDEEGPWHSEAVCRRDEAGLFFAPSKEPTAARLSREQAAKRVCSRCPVMVECREHALVLPEPYGVWGGLTAAERRVVLARRRRREAAAAAGEAGQVPRIA is encoded by the coding sequence GTGCTGCAACCGCCGCATCAGTCCCTTCAGGCAGCCCCCTCTGTCCCCGTGCCGCGAGCGACCGCACGTGAGGACGAGGAGGGCCCCTGGCACTCGGAGGCGGTCTGCCGCCGGGATGAGGCGGGACTGTTCTTTGCCCCGTCGAAGGAGCCCACGGCGGCGAGGCTTTCGCGCGAGCAGGCCGCCAAGCGGGTCTGCTCCCGCTGCCCTGTGATGGTCGAGTGCCGTGAGCACGCTCTGGTCCTGCCGGAGCCCTACGGCGTGTGGGGCGGGCTGACCGCGGCCGAGCGACGCGTCGTACTGGCCAGGCGCCGCAGGCGGGAAGCCGCTGCTGCCGCGGGCGAGGCCGGACAGGTCCCGCGGATCGCCTGA
- a CDS encoding GDSL-type esterase/lipase family protein, translated as MHTDRTWTTTPVTAELLRGALDLERTARGVLPHRLPARARAQCTDPQLAMAESQPSGVRLVFRTRATAVELDTLPTKRVYTGAPPRPDGVYDLLVDGRLHGQGSVSGGATLTIDLTSGTAEKREGTPGTVCFGGLPARMKNVEIWLPHDETTELTALRTDAPVTPVQDDRVRKVWLHHGSSISHGSEAASPTGTWPALAASLGGVELINMGFGGGALLDAFTSRAMRDVPADLISVKIGINLVNSDAMRLRAFTPAVHGFLDTVREGHPDAPLLVISPVHCPLHEDTPGPTAPDFTSLSAGRLRFRATGDPAERAYGKLTLGVIREELARIVAERADGDPHLHHLDGRELYGEADHLEMPLQDGLHPDAATHRLMGERFTKLAFAAGGPFGEGGS; from the coding sequence ATGCACACCGACCGGACCTGGACCACCACACCCGTCACAGCGGAACTGCTGCGCGGCGCCCTCGACTTGGAGCGCACCGCGCGGGGCGTGCTGCCGCACCGGCTGCCCGCCCGTGCCCGCGCCCAGTGCACCGACCCGCAGCTCGCCATGGCCGAGTCGCAGCCCTCCGGCGTGCGGCTGGTCTTCCGTACCCGTGCCACCGCCGTGGAACTGGACACGCTGCCCACCAAGCGCGTCTACACGGGCGCACCGCCCCGCCCGGACGGCGTGTACGACCTGCTCGTCGACGGGCGTCTGCACGGGCAGGGCAGCGTCTCCGGCGGCGCGACGCTGACCATCGACCTCACCTCGGGCACGGCCGAGAAGCGCGAGGGGACGCCCGGGACCGTCTGCTTCGGCGGTCTTCCCGCCCGTATGAAGAACGTCGAGATCTGGCTGCCGCACGACGAGACCACCGAGTTGACGGCGCTGCGTACGGACGCCCCCGTGACGCCCGTACAGGACGACCGGGTCCGCAAGGTGTGGCTGCATCACGGGAGTTCGATCAGCCATGGCTCCGAGGCCGCGAGCCCCACGGGGACCTGGCCCGCGCTCGCCGCCTCCCTCGGCGGCGTGGAACTGATCAACATGGGGTTCGGCGGCGGCGCGCTGCTCGACGCGTTCACCTCACGTGCGATGCGCGATGTCCCTGCCGACCTGATCAGCGTCAAGATCGGCATCAATCTGGTCAACTCGGACGCGATGCGCCTGCGTGCGTTCACACCGGCCGTGCACGGCTTTCTCGACACCGTGCGCGAAGGGCACCCGGACGCCCCGCTGTTGGTGATCTCGCCCGTGCACTGCCCCCTTCACGAGGACACTCCGGGGCCGACCGCCCCGGACTTCACCTCGCTGAGCGCCGGGCGGCTGCGCTTCCGGGCCACGGGCGACCCGGCCGAGCGTGCGTACGGAAAGCTGACGCTGGGCGTCATACGGGAAGAGCTGGCCCGGATCGTGGCGGAACGCGCGGACGGCGATCCGCACCTGCACCACCTCGACGGCCGCGAACTCTACGGCGAGGCAGACCACTTGGAGATGCCGCTGCAAGACGGGCTCCATCCGGACGCCGCCACTCACCGGCTCATGGGCGAACGCTTCACGAAGCTCGCCTTCGCCGCGGGCGGCCCCTTCGGGGAGGGCGGTTCCTGA
- a CDS encoding TetR/AcrR family transcriptional regulator, with product MARAGLTAERLTRAGAELADEVGFDQVTVSALARRFDVKVASLYSHLRSSQDLRTRIALLALEEMADRAADALAGRAGKDALTAFAGVYRDYAREHPGRYAAAQLRLDPDTAAASAGVRHARMTRAVLRGYDLTGTDQTHAVRLLGSVFHGYVSLELGGGFSHSAPDTEETWSRVLDALDALLRHWPAPEEPEPEGTA from the coding sequence ATGGCACGTGCGGGGCTGACCGCGGAACGGCTCACGCGGGCCGGGGCGGAGCTGGCCGACGAGGTCGGCTTCGACCAGGTGACGGTCTCGGCGCTCGCCCGGCGGTTCGATGTGAAGGTCGCGAGTCTGTACTCGCATCTGAGGAGTTCACAGGACCTGCGGACCCGGATCGCGCTCCTCGCCCTGGAGGAGATGGCCGACCGTGCCGCCGACGCCCTCGCCGGGCGCGCGGGCAAGGACGCGCTGACCGCCTTCGCCGGCGTCTATCGCGACTACGCCCGCGAGCATCCCGGCCGCTATGCCGCCGCCCAGCTCCGGCTCGACCCCGATACGGCGGCGGCGAGCGCGGGCGTCAGGCACGCACGGATGACGAGGGCGGTCCTGCGCGGCTACGACCTGACGGGCACCGACCAGACCCATGCCGTACGGCTGCTCGGCAGCGTCTTCCACGGTTACGTATCGCTGGAGCTGGGCGGAGGGTTCAGCCACAGCGCCCCGGATACGGAGGAGACCTGGTCGCGCGTGCTGGACGCCCTCGACGCCCTGTTGCGGCACTGGCCCGCGCCGGAGGAGCCCGAGCCGGAAGGGACTGCCTGA
- the glpX gene encoding class II fructose-bisphosphatase translates to MTDHQHLPPPLDVSPEAPDRNLALELVRVTEAGAMATGRWVGRGDKNGADGAAVKAMRHLVSTVSMNGVVVIGEGEKDEAPMLYNGERVGDGTGAECDVAVDPVDGTTLTAKGMSNAVSVLAVAERGSMFDPSAVFYMDKLVTGPDAAEFVDITAPPAVNVRRVAKAKGCTPDDVTVVILDRPRHDGIVKELRETGARIKFISDGDVAGAIMAVREGTGVDLLLGIGGTPEGIIAACAIKCLGGTIQGMLWPKDDDEKKRALDAGHDLGRVLHTEDLVSGENVFFVATGITDGDLLRGVHYRGERAFTESLVMRSKSGTIRMIDSTHKLSKLRAYSAVDFDRAR, encoded by the coding sequence ATGACCGATCATCAGCACCTCCCTCCCCCGCTCGACGTCAGTCCCGAGGCCCCCGACCGCAACCTCGCCCTGGAACTCGTACGGGTCACGGAGGCGGGCGCGATGGCCACCGGCCGTTGGGTGGGCCGCGGCGACAAGAACGGCGCGGACGGCGCGGCCGTGAAGGCCATGCGCCATCTCGTCTCCACGGTCTCGATGAACGGCGTCGTCGTCATCGGCGAGGGCGAGAAGGACGAGGCGCCGATGCTCTACAACGGGGAGCGCGTCGGCGACGGCACGGGCGCGGAGTGCGACGTGGCCGTGGACCCGGTCGACGGGACGACGCTCACGGCCAAGGGCATGTCCAACGCGGTGTCCGTACTGGCCGTGGCGGAACGCGGCTCGATGTTCGACCCGAGCGCCGTCTTCTACATGGACAAGCTCGTCACGGGCCCGGACGCGGCGGAATTCGTCGACATCACGGCGCCGCCCGCGGTCAACGTCCGGCGGGTGGCCAAGGCGAAGGGCTGCACGCCGGACGACGTCACCGTCGTCATCCTCGACAGGCCACGGCACGACGGCATCGTCAAGGAGCTGCGCGAGACCGGTGCGCGCATCAAGTTCATCTCGGACGGCGACGTCGCGGGGGCGATCATGGCCGTACGCGAGGGCACGGGCGTCGACCTGCTGCTCGGCATCGGCGGTACGCCGGAGGGCATCATCGCCGCGTGCGCGATCAAGTGCCTCGGCGGCACGATCCAGGGCATGCTCTGGCCCAAGGACGACGACGAGAAGAAGCGGGCGCTGGACGCGGGGCACGACCTGGGCAGGGTGCTGCACACCGAGGACCTCGTAAGCGGCGAGAACGTCTTCTTCGTCGCGACCGGCATCACGGACGGCGATCTGCTGCGTGGAGTGCACTACAGGGGCGAGCGGGCCTTCACCGAGTCGCTCGTGATGCGTTCGAAGTCCGGCACGATCCGCATGATCGACTCGACGCACAAGCTCTCCAAGCTGCGCGCCTACAGCGCCGTCGACTTCGACCGCGCACGCTAG
- a CDS encoding DUF4245 domain-containing protein produces MSDDGGVAEEGVATEAVTAEGAAAEAEQPEKRRGARTVRGMVPSLAVVLLAAFFIYLFIPHDESADPVKPVGYKVELDSARRAAPYPVLAPEGLSAKWRATSVRYEANGPGGHAWHLGFMTPDTQYAAVEQSDDPRPVRYVEDVTQGARKTAKTVRVRGEEWTRYEGEKYDALVRVSRRPGAVPVPARAPGRPLGTPGTAEGARPVRTPPS; encoded by the coding sequence ATGAGCGACGATGGTGGCGTGGCAGAAGAAGGCGTGGCGACAGAAGCCGTGACGGCAGAGGGCGCGGCAGCGGAGGCGGAGCAGCCGGAGAAGCGGCGGGGCGCGCGGACCGTGCGCGGCATGGTGCCCTCGCTCGCCGTGGTCCTGCTCGCGGCCTTCTTCATCTATCTCTTCATCCCGCACGACGAGAGCGCCGACCCGGTCAAGCCCGTCGGCTACAAGGTCGAGCTGGACTCCGCCCGACGCGCCGCGCCGTATCCCGTGCTGGCCCCCGAGGGGCTCTCCGCCAAGTGGCGTGCCACGTCCGTACGTTACGAGGCGAACGGCCCCGGCGGACACGCCTGGCACCTGGGCTTCATGACTCCGGACACGCAGTACGCGGCGGTCGAGCAGAGCGACGACCCCCGCCCCGTGCGGTACGTGGAGGACGTCACGCAGGGTGCCCGTAAGACGGCGAAGACGGTACGGGTCCGGGGCGAGGAGTGGACGCGCTACGAGGGCGAGAAGTACGACGCGCTCGTACGGGTCTCGCGCCGGCCGGGGGCGGTTCCGGTTCCGGCTCGGGCTCCGGGGAGGCCGCTGGGGACGCCGGGGACCGCGGAGGGCGCAAGGCCCGTGCGCACACCACCGTCGTGA
- a CDS encoding malonic semialdehyde reductase, translating into MTLALDRTAQELLFLEAHTAHTFSDEPVSDEQIRAVYELVKYAPTAFNQSPLRITLVRSAEARSRLVKHMSEGNRPKTSAAPLTAILSVDLEFHERLPELQPLAPALKDKFFSEAEARETSGTFNATLQAGYFIVGVRAAGLAAGPMSGFDKHGVDKEFFGDGTQKSLLVVNIGRPGEDAYRPRQPRLSYDDAVTTV; encoded by the coding sequence ATGACTCTCGCCCTCGACCGAACCGCCCAGGAACTGCTCTTCCTGGAGGCCCACACGGCGCACACCTTCTCCGACGAGCCGGTGAGCGACGAGCAGATAAGGGCGGTGTACGAACTGGTCAAGTACGCCCCCACCGCGTTCAACCAGAGCCCGCTGAGGATCACGCTCGTGCGCTCCGCCGAAGCACGCAGCCGCCTGGTGAAGCACATGTCGGAGGGGAACAGGCCCAAGACGTCCGCGGCCCCGCTGACCGCGATCCTCTCCGTGGACCTGGAGTTCCATGAGCGGCTGCCCGAACTCCAGCCGCTGGCCCCGGCGTTGAAGGACAAGTTCTTCTCGGAGGCAGAGGCGCGCGAGACGTCCGGCACGTTCAACGCGACGCTCCAGGCGGGCTACTTCATCGTCGGCGTACGGGCGGCCGGGCTGGCCGCGGGCCCGATGAGCGGCTTCGACAAGCACGGTGTCGACAAGGAGTTCTTCGGCGACGGCACCCAGAAGTCGCTGCTGGTGGTCAACATCGGCAGGCCGGGCGAGGACGCCTACCGGCCGCGGCAGCCGCGGCTCTCGTACGACGACGCGGTCACGACCGTCTGA
- a CDS encoding exodeoxyribonuclease VII small subunit: protein MTSDDTKTESGVETDRQQAHSALSYEQARGELVRVVQQLEAGGATLEESLALWERGEELARVCREWLEGARARLDAVLEAEAEAGEDADPEGTGPDGTWTDEEDGRDGDGEEDGAGA, encoded by the coding sequence ATGACCTCGGACGACACGAAGACGGAATCGGGCGTGGAGACGGACAGGCAGCAGGCGCACTCCGCACTCAGCTACGAGCAGGCCCGGGGCGAACTGGTCCGTGTGGTCCAGCAGTTGGAGGCGGGCGGCGCCACGCTGGAGGAGTCGCTCGCGCTGTGGGAGCGCGGCGAGGAGCTGGCCCGTGTCTGCCGCGAGTGGCTGGAGGGGGCCAGGGCGCGTCTTGACGCCGTGCTGGAGGCGGAGGCCGAGGCGGGCGAGGACGCGGACCCGGAGGGCACCGGCCCCGACGGCACATGGACCGACGAGGAGGACGGACGGGACGGGGACGGCGAGGAGGACGGCGCCGGAGCGTGA
- the xseA gene encoding exodeoxyribonuclease VII large subunit has protein sequence MALITTPEAPVPVGEVSRLIGGWIDRLGAVWVEGQIIQLSPRPGAGMAFLTLRDPSRDVSISVTCFRDVFDRVKDVVSEGARVVVHAKPVWYGRAGTLSLRASEIRPVGIGELLARLEQLKKSLAAEGLFAAERKRRLPFLPGRVGLVTGRASDAERDVLHTARERWPAVRFEVRHTAVQGVRAVPQLIDAVRELDERPDVDVIIVTRGGGSMEDLLPFSDEQLVRTVAACGTPVVSAIGHEADAPLLDLVADLRSRTPTHAAKDVVPDVGEEHERVRELRARAYRVINGFLDREERGLADVMSRPVMADPYAMTAERAEETGHLLARARRTLGHRLERAEDELAHTHARVVALSPAATLKRGYAVLQREDGSVIRSPEETGEGEKLRARVAEGEFGVTVGPDA, from the coding sequence ATGGCTCTCATCACCACTCCCGAGGCCCCCGTCCCCGTCGGTGAGGTGTCCCGGCTGATCGGCGGCTGGATCGACCGGCTGGGAGCCGTGTGGGTCGAGGGGCAGATCATCCAGCTCTCGCCCAGGCCGGGTGCGGGGATGGCGTTCCTGACGCTGCGCGATCCCTCGCGCGACGTCTCCATCAGCGTCACCTGTTTCCGTGACGTCTTCGATCGGGTGAAGGACGTCGTATCGGAGGGCGCGCGGGTCGTCGTGCACGCCAAGCCCGTCTGGTACGGGCGGGCGGGCACGCTGTCGCTGAGGGCGTCCGAGATCCGGCCGGTCGGCATCGGCGAACTGCTGGCGCGGCTGGAGCAGTTGAAGAAGTCGCTGGCGGCGGAGGGCCTGTTCGCCGCCGAGCGCAAGCGGCGGCTGCCGTTCCTGCCGGGCCGCGTCGGGCTCGTCACGGGCCGCGCCTCCGACGCCGAGCGGGACGTGCTGCACACTGCGCGCGAGCGCTGGCCCGCGGTCCGCTTCGAGGTCCGGCACACGGCGGTCCAGGGCGTACGGGCCGTTCCCCAACTGATCGACGCGGTGCGGGAGCTGGACGAGCGCCCCGACGTCGACGTGATCATCGTCACCCGTGGCGGCGGCAGCATGGAGGACCTGCTGCCGTTCTCCGACGAGCAGTTGGTGCGCACGGTCGCGGCGTGCGGTACGCCCGTGGTCTCGGCCATCGGGCACGAGGCGGACGCGCCGCTGCTCGACCTCGTCGCCGATCTGCGCTCTCGCACGCCGACGCACGCGGCGAAGGACGTGGTGCCCGACGTGGGCGAGGAGCACGAGCGCGTAAGGGAGTTGAGAGCACGGGCGTACCGGGTGATCAACGGCTTCCTCGACCGGGAGGAGCGCGGCCTCGCCGATGTCATGAGCCGTCCCGTGATGGCCGATCCGTATGCGATGACGGCCGAACGGGCGGAGGAGACCGGGCACTTGCTGGCGCGCGCACGGCGCACTCTGGGGCACCGGCTGGAGCGCGCAGAGGACGAGCTGGCGCACACGCACGCCCGGGTCGTCGCGCTCTCCCCGGCTGCGACGCTAAAGCGGGGGTACGCGGTGCTTCAGCGGGAGGACGGCAGCGTGATCAGGTCGCCGGAGGAGACCGGCGAGGGGGAGAAGCTGAGGGCCAGGGTCGCGGAGGGCGAGTTCGGCGTGACGGTCGGACCGGACGCTTAG
- a CDS encoding 4-hydroxy-3-methylbut-2-enyl diphosphate reductase has protein sequence MLNALTMDACLQRPPIPSGPALGRPQGPTPTPPTARPPPGRAAADHAEKPSGTEADANGDRRRVLLAAPRGYCAGVDRAVIAVEQALEQYGAPVYVRHEIVHNKYVVKTLEKKGAIFVEETSEVPEGEIVIFSAHGVAPEVHKEAEKGKLATIDATCPLVTKVHKEAVRYAKEDYDILLIGHEGHEEVIGTSGEAPEHVTLVDGPDDVANVEVRDPDKVVWLSQTTLSVDETMETVDALKGRYPNLLSPPSDDICYATQNRQTAIKQVAKDADLVLVVGSKNSSNSVRLVETAIAHGARDGHLVDGAEEIDETWLEGVNTVGLSSGASVPDVLVDGVLEWLAERGWEDVEIVQPVEERMQFSLPKELRRDLRAEAAARKTG, from the coding sequence GTGCTCAACGCCCTTACGATGGACGCATGTCTGCAACGCCCTCCCATCCCCTCGGGCCCGGCCCTGGGGAGACCCCAAGGTCCGACGCCGACGCCCCCGACCGCTCGGCCGCCGCCCGGCCGAGCCGCCGCCGACCACGCCGAGAAGCCCTCCGGGACCGAGGCCGACGCGAACGGCGACCGCCGCCGCGTGCTGCTCGCCGCGCCCCGCGGCTACTGCGCGGGCGTGGACCGCGCGGTCATCGCCGTCGAGCAGGCCCTGGAGCAGTACGGCGCCCCCGTCTACGTTCGCCACGAGATCGTGCACAACAAGTACGTGGTGAAGACCCTGGAGAAGAAGGGCGCGATCTTCGTCGAGGAGACCTCCGAGGTCCCCGAGGGCGAGATCGTCATCTTCTCCGCGCACGGCGTGGCCCCCGAGGTCCACAAGGAGGCGGAGAAGGGCAAGCTGGCGACGATCGACGCCACGTGCCCGCTGGTGACGAAGGTCCACAAGGAGGCCGTCCGCTACGCCAAGGAGGACTACGACATCCTCCTCATCGGCCACGAGGGCCACGAGGAGGTCATCGGCACCAGCGGCGAGGCCCCCGAGCACGTCACGCTCGTCGACGGCCCGGACGACGTGGCGAACGTAGAGGTCCGCGACCCGGACAAGGTCGTATGGCTCTCGCAGACCACGCTCTCCGTGGACGAGACGATGGAGACCGTCGACGCCCTCAAGGGCCGCTACCCGAACCTGCTCTCCCCGCCCAGCGACGACATCTGCTACGCCACGCAGAACCGCCAGACGGCCATCAAGCAGGTCGCCAAGGACGCCGACCTCGTCCTCGTCGTCGGCTCCAAGAACTCCTCCAACTCCGTGCGCCTGGTCGAGACCGCCATCGCACACGGCGCCCGCGACGGCCACCTCGTCGACGGCGCCGAGGAGATCGACGAGACCTGGCTCGAGGGCGTGAACACGGTCGGCCTCTCCTCCGGCGCCTCGGTCCCCGACGTCCTGGTCGACGGCGTACTGGAGTGGCTCGCGGAGCGCGGCTGGGAGGACGTGGAGATCGTCCAGCCGGTGGAGGAGCGCATGCAGTTCTCCCTGCCGAAGGAGCTGCGGCGCGATCTGCGTGCGGAGGCGGCGGCCCGCAAGACGGGCTGA
- a CDS encoding DUF6542 domain-containing protein yields the protein MEQQHSAHTGGKDPGQGQGPGQEQGRTRKRSQGPSQNPSQGPSQSRGQSQSQGPSGNEENRRRRPSRGARSRNGTASASSAGPADSSAGSASGSASGSPAGPSSGSPAAFSADEHTSVASVGGAVRESRRRGGGAVRQEAAALYQAQLRFPLIPAPLTEALSWLPRARLTALGSGLLGVLLMVLTGAADDWLLGGSSTVYGGAFVVVSVACASWVRPTDLVAAPVAVPLAFTAGLFLISGGAGHQSYMDRMTNLFPALAVNAFWLYAGTLVAVLIVTARKVALMVQQSRVRALMEAEDAEEEAAQAD from the coding sequence GTGGAACAGCAGCACAGCGCTCACACGGGTGGGAAAGACCCCGGTCAGGGGCAGGGGCCGGGGCAGGAGCAGGGCCGGACGCGGAAGCGGTCGCAGGGCCCGTCGCAGAATCCGTCACAGGGGCCGTCGCAGAGCCGGGGTCAGTCGCAGAGCCAGGGTCCGTCCGGGAACGAGGAGAACCGCCGCCGGCGCCCTTCGCGCGGGGCGAGATCCCGTAACGGCACGGCCTCCGCGTCGTCCGCGGGCCCCGCTGATTCGTCCGCCGGTTCGGCGTCCGGCTCGGCCTCGGGTTCGCCCGCTGGTCCGTCCTCCGGTTCGCCCGCCGCTTTCTCCGCCGACGAGCACACGTCCGTCGCCTCCGTCGGCGGTGCGGTACGTGAGTCCCGCCGCCGTGGCGGGGGCGCCGTACGGCAGGAGGCCGCGGCGCTCTACCAGGCGCAGCTTCGCTTCCCGCTGATTCCCGCCCCGCTCACCGAAGCGCTGTCGTGGCTGCCGCGCGCCCGTCTGACGGCGCTCGGCAGCGGACTGCTGGGCGTACTGCTGATGGTGCTGACCGGTGCCGCCGACGACTGGCTGCTCGGCGGATCGTCCACGGTGTACGGGGGTGCCTTCGTCGTCGTCAGCGTGGCCTGCGCGTCATGGGTGCGGCCCACCGATCTGGTCGCCGCGCCCGTCGCCGTGCCGCTCGCCTTCACCGCGGGCCTCTTCCTGATCAGCGGCGGCGCCGGACACCAGAGCTACATGGACCGGATGACGAACCTCTTCCCCGCGCTCGCCGTCAACGCCTTCTGGCTCTACGCCGGAACGCTCGTCGCGGTGCTCATCGTCACGGCGCGCAAGGTGGCGCTGATGGTGCAGCAGTCGCGGGTACGGGCGCTGATGGAGGCGGAGGACGCCGAGGAGGAGGCCGCGCAGGCGGACTGA
- the ychF gene encoding redox-regulated ATPase YchF, whose protein sequence is MSLTIGIVGLPNVGKSTLFNALTKNEVLAANYPFATIEPNVGVVGVPDPRLATLAELFGSEKVLPATVDFVDIAGIVRGASEGEGLGNKFLANIRESDAICQVIRAFQDENVVHVDGRISPKDDIETINTELILADLQTIEKVLPRLEKEARVKKEKQAEAKAVQEAKDILEQGRTLFSAGLAQGSEAARPLHDLHLLTTKPFIYVFNVDEDELTDESFKESQRALVAPAEAVFLNAKLEADLAELDEEEALELLQTVGQDEPGLATLAHVGFRTLGLQTYLTAGPKESRAWTIKKGATAPEAAGVIHTDFQRGFIKAEIVSFDELVEAGSVAEARAKGKARMEGKDYVMRDGDVVEFRFNV, encoded by the coding sequence GTGTCGCTCACGATCGGAATCGTCGGCCTGCCCAACGTCGGCAAGTCGACCTTGTTCAACGCCCTGACCAAGAACGAGGTGCTGGCGGCCAACTATCCGTTCGCCACGATCGAGCCGAACGTCGGCGTCGTCGGCGTACCGGACCCTCGCCTGGCCACCCTGGCCGAGCTGTTCGGCTCGGAGAAGGTGCTTCCCGCCACCGTCGACTTCGTCGACATCGCGGGCATCGTGCGGGGCGCGAGCGAGGGCGAGGGCCTGGGCAACAAGTTCCTGGCGAACATCCGTGAGTCGGACGCGATCTGCCAGGTCATCCGCGCCTTCCAGGACGAGAACGTCGTACACGTCGACGGCAGGATCTCGCCGAAGGACGACATCGAGACGATAAACACCGAGCTGATCCTCGCCGACCTCCAGACCATCGAGAAGGTGCTGCCCCGGCTGGAGAAGGAAGCGCGGGTCAAGAAGGAGAAGCAGGCCGAGGCCAAGGCGGTGCAGGAGGCCAAGGACATCCTCGAACAGGGCCGCACCCTCTTCTCCGCGGGCCTCGCCCAGGGCAGCGAGGCCGCCAGGCCCCTCCACGACCTGCATCTGCTGACGACGAAGCCGTTCATCTACGTCTTCAACGTCGACGAGGACGAGCTCACCGACGAGTCCTTCAAGGAGAGCCAGCGCGCGCTCGTCGCGCCCGCCGAGGCCGTCTTCCTCAACGCCAAGCTGGAAGCGGATCTCGCCGAACTCGACGAGGAGGAGGCCCTGGAGCTGCTCCAGACCGTCGGCCAGGACGAGCCGGGCCTGGCGACCCTCGCCCATGTCGGCTTCCGCACCCTCGGACTTCAGACCTACCTCACGGCCGGGCCGAAGGAGTCGCGCGCCTGGACGATCAAGAAGGGCGCCACGGCTCCCGAGGCCGCCGGAGTCATCCACACCGACTTCCAGCGGGGCTTCATCAAGGCCGAGATCGTCTCCTTCGACGAACTGGTCGAGGCGGGCTCGGTCGCGGAGGCGCGTGCGAAGGGCAAGGCCCGCATGGAGGGCAAGGACTACGTGATGCGGGACGGCGACGTGGTGGAGTTCCGCTTCAACGTCTGA
- a CDS encoding MmcQ/YjbR family DNA-binding protein translates to MTNMDRLEAIVAALPEAERVDIEQWGDHPTFRVRGKNFVFADGDARSLTLKLSKEEAAAVVATEPDAEPAGYGLGRHGWIALTVSDSAGGERWQQITEWVRTSYTLVAPKSLARTVLEEDERG, encoded by the coding sequence ATGACCAACATGGACCGCCTGGAGGCGATCGTGGCCGCGCTGCCGGAAGCGGAACGCGTCGACATCGAGCAGTGGGGCGACCATCCGACCTTCCGCGTCCGCGGGAAGAACTTCGTGTTCGCGGACGGCGACGCGCGGAGCCTCACCCTGAAGCTGTCGAAGGAGGAGGCCGCGGCCGTGGTCGCCACCGAGCCCGACGCGGAACCGGCGGGCTACGGCCTCGGCAGACACGGTTGGATCGCGCTCACCGTCTCCGACAGCGCGGGCGGCGAACGCTGGCAGCAGATCACGGAGTGGGTCCGCACCTCGTACACCCTCGTGGCACCGAAGAGCCTGGCCCGTACGGTCCTGGAGGAGGACGAGCGCGGCTGA